A genomic segment from Thermotoga neapolitana DSM 4359 encodes:
- a CDS encoding YkgJ family cysteine cluster protein produces MKRLEELAIKVMELYRELENIQRGLPSCNGCRECCDTPSINIEATILEFLPLAIHLLKEGSIERWLKILETTGESDRCVLFDPRSEQGGCSYHSFRPLVCRLFSGSYILRKGRPEVWACRYLKPQLTSLYESLPECQKVHLRLLSIDFFLAQERYPINIAFKKALEYTCVSLFPELRYKGA; encoded by the coding sequence GTGAAGAGGCTGGAAGAACTGGCTATCAAAGTGATGGAGCTGTATCGGGAACTGGAGAACATCCAGAGAGGACTTCCTTCCTGCAACGGGTGCAGGGAGTGCTGTGATACTCCCTCCATCAACATCGAAGCGACGATTCTTGAGTTTCTTCCCCTGGCAATTCATCTTCTGAAGGAGGGCTCCATAGAAAGGTGGCTGAAAATCCTTGAAACCACCGGTGAGTCAGACCGGTGCGTGCTCTTCGATCCTCGTTCTGAACAAGGTGGGTGCTCTTATCATTCTTTCAGGCCCCTTGTTTGCAGACTGTTTTCTGGAAGCTACATCTTGAGGAAGGGAAGACCAGAGGTGTGGGCTTGCAGGTACCTGAAACCACAGCTGACCAGCCTTTACGAAAGCCTTCCTGAATGTCAGAAAGTTCACTTGAGGTTGCTCTCCATCGATTTCTTCCTTGCACAGGAAAGATACCCTATAAACATTGCTTTCAAAAAGGCCCTGGAATACACCTGTGTTTCTCTTTTCCCGGAGCTCAGATACAAAGGTGCATGA
- a CDS encoding tetratricopeptide repeat protein, with the protein MYFKRVLPVLLSGLALMIFLFSCAGPITFGPGETSEEEISNLLEDALDSLESGDTDGAKDAFEDALAEDPENPTANAGMSIILLYELFRDYSDEIGQFTGIFRMVPVRFKSFREITRSFSLMKYFMNMKQFPPPLPPEPPVPPPPFLPEENPIETWNQLYENLYIMFSELWPRLKELETCLEYAVTGNASLTIHPNNFDWDGDSVLESETPLELSDGTNTYSVVDLLYDSASPEGTLVVVQSGGDAWFDFETISGQNPEEIVFDENDYLILDKGAFSALLVVVKAVLSISDLLLTWDLTLSTNLPNPADYEDTEEWIQAVLLQLAGDDYIISNNGDGGEWNELDPFLRFRENGSDYLEDLVDSVVKGLEAILWLNEDIVEDDPGDEHDFTSRYYFEEPLLDEDTENTLQDIVETKQVELPEGEQFTYKHTETETLTATIVGIDFGILAENPDNFENLKAFFPTLDLQNEYYEFPDPAFGGLLVLEE; encoded by the coding sequence GTGTATTTCAAAAGGGTCCTGCCGGTGCTTCTGTCAGGACTGGCTCTCATGATCTTTTTGTTTTCATGTGCCGGACCAATCACCTTTGGACCTGGAGAGACATCAGAAGAAGAAATTTCAAACCTACTGGAAGATGCTCTGGACTCTCTGGAATCGGGTGACACTGACGGAGCAAAAGATGCTTTTGAAGACGCTCTGGCTGAAGATCCAGAGAACCCCACAGCAAACGCTGGTATGTCTATAATCTTACTGTACGAGCTGTTTCGTGATTACTCTGATGAGATCGGACAATTCACGGGTATTTTCAGAATGGTTCCTGTTAGATTCAAATCTTTCAGAGAAATCACACGCTCTTTTTCTCTCATGAAATACTTCATGAACATGAAACAGTTTCCACCACCTCTACCACCCGAACCACCAGTTCCACCACCTCCTTTCCTTCCAGAAGAGAACCCAATAGAAACATGGAACCAGCTCTATGAAAACCTGTATATCATGTTCTCAGAACTCTGGCCGCGTCTGAAAGAACTGGAAACCTGTCTTGAATACGCAGTAACAGGAAATGCAAGTCTCACAATCCATCCAAACAACTTCGACTGGGACGGAGATAGTGTACTTGAATCTGAAACACCATTGGAGCTCTCCGATGGAACGAATACTTATTCTGTGGTGGACCTACTTTACGACAGCGCAAGCCCTGAAGGAACACTTGTGGTTGTGCAGAGCGGTGGAGATGCCTGGTTCGATTTTGAAACAATCAGTGGACAAAATCCTGAAGAAATCGTTTTCGATGAGAACGATTACCTGATTCTGGATAAAGGAGCATTTTCTGCACTTCTCGTCGTTGTGAAAGCAGTTCTTTCAATATCTGACCTGCTGTTAACGTGGGATTTAACCTTATCGACAAATCTACCAAATCCCGCTGATTACGAAGATACGGAAGAATGGATACAAGCTGTTCTCCTCCAGCTTGCAGGTGATGACTATATTATAAGCAACAATGGAGACGGTGGTGAGTGGAATGAACTTGATCCGTTCTTAAGGTTCAGAGAAAACGGTTCAGATTACCTTGAAGACCTCGTTGATAGCGTCGTAAAAGGCTTAGAGGCTATTCTGTGGCTCAACGAAGACATTGTAGAAGATGACCCGGGCGACGAACACGATTTCACCAGCAGGTACTACTTTGAAGAGCCGCTACTTGACGAAGACACGGAAAACACCCTGCAGGATATAGTAGAAACGAAGCAGGTGGAACTTCCAGAAGGAGAGCAATTCACTTACAAGCACACAGAAACAGAAACACTCACTGCAACAATCGTTGGCATAGATTTTGGTATTCTGGCTGAAAATCCTGATAATTTTGAAAACCTCAAAGCCTTTTTCCCAACCCTTGATCTTCAAAATGAGTACTACGAGTTTCCAGATCCTGCATTTGGAGGGCTCCTCGTACTCGAAGAATAA
- a CDS encoding DMT family transporter, with amino-acid sequence MRPAFYLLLSVLIASFSGVLVKISTLSPQTIAFYRVFIASFLFLLIVKKTRFLPLQDEMLSALAGFFLAMHFRFWIEAFDYTTVAGAVIPLMLQPVVTGFLSYLLYKERPTPQQFVTGSIVVIGVLISALGNEKFSDATRGDWLAITGTLFLCGYLVLGKKLNQRMGSLAFSLRTHAVASIVLFALSFSSFEIVSLREWFILIALGAGCSFLGYLFINLSLKNFPSSVVSVALVGETSLSMLWAYLLLGEVLGVFQVAGFLISSAGLVLFLLNA; translated from the coding sequence TTGAGACCGGCTTTTTATCTTTTGCTCAGCGTCTTAATTGCTTCTTTTTCCGGTGTACTCGTGAAGATCTCAACTCTTTCTCCGCAAACCATCGCCTTCTACAGGGTATTCATTGCCTCTTTTCTGTTTCTTTTGATCGTAAAAAAAACCAGGTTTCTTCCTTTACAGGATGAGATGCTTTCAGCCCTTGCTGGTTTCTTTCTTGCGATGCACTTTCGTTTCTGGATAGAAGCCTTTGATTATACCACCGTGGCCGGAGCCGTGATACCACTGATGTTGCAGCCTGTTGTCACAGGCTTTCTTTCGTATCTTCTCTACAAAGAAAGACCAACACCGCAGCAGTTCGTCACAGGATCGATCGTTGTAATCGGTGTTCTGATCTCTGCTCTTGGAAATGAGAAGTTTTCTGATGCTACCAGAGGAGACTGGCTGGCGATCACTGGCACTCTTTTTCTCTGTGGCTATCTTGTTCTTGGAAAAAAGCTGAATCAGAGGATGGGGAGCCTCGCGTTCAGTTTGAGAACACACGCTGTGGCTTCGATTGTCCTCTTTGCGCTCTCTTTTTCCTCTTTTGAGATCGTATCATTGAGAGAATGGTTCATACTGATTGCCCTCGGGGCAGGGTGTTCTTTCCTTGGATATCTGTTCATAAATCTTTCACTCAAAAACTTTCCCTCGAGTGTTGTGAGCGTGGCGCTGGTTGGTGAGACCTCCCTTTCCATGCTGTGGGCATATCTGCTTTTGGGCGAAGTTTTGGGTGTTTTCCAGGTTGCAGGATTTTTAATCTCCTCAGCCGGCCTTGTCTTATTTCTTCTAAATGCTTGA
- the argB gene encoding acetylglutamate kinase: MRIDTVNVLLEALPYIKEFYGKTFVIKFGGSAMKEEKAKKAFIQDIILLKYTGIKPVIVHGGGPAISQMMKELGIEPVFKNGHRVTDERTMEIVEMVLVGKINKEIVMNINLHGGRAVGICGKDSKLIVAEKETKYGDLGFVGKVKQVNPEILHALIENDYIPVIAPVGIGEDGHSYNINADTAAAEIAKSLMAEKLILLTDVDGVLKDGKLLSTLTPEEAENLIKDGVVTGGMIPKVECAISAVREGVGAVHIINGGLEHAILLEIFSRKGIGTMIKESEG, translated from the coding sequence ATGAGAATCGACACCGTCAACGTTCTTCTTGAAGCGCTTCCTTACATAAAGGAGTTCTACGGAAAAACGTTCGTTATAAAGTTCGGTGGCAGTGCTATGAAGGAAGAAAAGGCAAAAAAAGCCTTCATACAGGATATAATCCTTCTGAAGTACACGGGTATAAAACCTGTCATCGTCCATGGGGGAGGTCCTGCCATCTCTCAGATGATGAAAGAACTCGGCATAGAACCCGTCTTCAAAAACGGCCACAGGGTGACGGATGAGAGGACGATGGAAATCGTGGAGATGGTGCTCGTTGGAAAGATAAACAAGGAGATAGTCATGAACATAAACCTTCACGGAGGACGAGCAGTCGGCATATGTGGAAAAGATTCAAAACTCATCGTGGCCGAAAAGGAAACAAAATACGGTGACTTAGGATTCGTCGGAAAGGTGAAACAGGTCAACCCGGAAATACTCCACGCACTCATAGAGAACGACTACATCCCTGTGATCGCACCCGTTGGAATAGGAGAAGACGGTCACTCGTACAACATAAACGCAGACACCGCTGCCGCAGAGATCGCAAAAAGCCTGATGGCAGAAAAGCTCATCCTCCTCACGGATGTTGACGGTGTCCTGAAAGATGGAAAGCTTCTTTCCACCCTGACCCCAGAGGAGGCAGAAAACCTTATAAAAGACGGTGTCGTAACAGGTGGGATGATTCCAAAGGTGGAGTGTGCAATCTCTGCTGTGAGAGAGGGTGTCGGCGCGGTACACATCATAAACGGCGGACTGGAACACGCTATCTTGCTTGAGATATTCAGTCGAAAGGGAATAGGTACCATGATCAAAGAATCGGAGGGATGA